From the Longimicrobiaceae bacterium genome, the window CCCGCAGCGTCAGCGCGATGGCCGACGGATCCGTGAGCGCCGGGTGGCAGCACATGAAGAGCAGCACCAGCGTGTCGTCGCGGTCCACGCCCAGCTCCGCGTCCGGCGGCGGCACGAACGCCCAGTCCGCCCACACCTCCGTGGCGACCGCGTCCTCGCGCCGCCGCCGCGCCATCTCGCTGCGCACCTGGTCCGTCATCCGCCGCAGGGCCACGTGGTACAGCCAGCCGCGCGGATTCGCGGGGATGCCGGCCGCCGGCCACTGCGTCGCCGCGGCGATCAGCGCCTCCTGCACGGCATCTTCCGCCGCCGCGAAGTCGCCGTGCCGCCGCGCCACCGCGCCCAGCACCTGCGGCGCAAGCTCGCGCAGCAGGTGCTCGACCGTGACCGCCACCCGCACCGCCGTCACTCGTCGGTGGGCGGGGCGCTCATCACCTGCCGCACCTCGATCGCCATGTTCAGCGGCGCCCCGCCCGGTCCCGGCGCCGTAGACGCCTTCGCGGCCAGCTCGTACGCCCGCTCCGGCGAGTCCACGTCCACGATCCAGTAGCCCGCCAGGAACTCCTTCGCCTCGGCGAACGGGCCGTCGGTGACCGGCGCGCCGTCCTTGCCTGCGCGCACCAGCTTCGCCTGCCCCGGAGGCGCCAGGCCCTGCGCGTCCACCCGCTCGCCCGCGGTGGCCAGCTCCGCGTTGAAGCGGTGCATGAACGCGATGTGCGCCTTGAGGTCGTCCGGGCTCCAGGCGCTCACCTGGTACTCACCGTTCCCGCGCGGCGTGTGCATCATCATCATGAACTTCATGGTCCGTTCTCCGTCTCGTGGTTGGCGCCCGGGTCCGGCGCAGCGCAGCGGCCCTCGTTGGCCTTGCATGCACTAGTCGGAGCCGAGCGCGCGTTCTCTACATCGCCCGAAAACTTTCTTCGAGTGAAGGTAGCGAGCCCAGCCGCATCCAGCATCTACGGCCGGGTCGGCGGCGGAGGAGGGGGAGTCGCGGCGGCAGGGTTCCGTGCAGCCGGACGGGGCGAGCCAAGCGCCGGCACAACACGCTGAGGTGTCGATCGAGGAGCCGACGTCGGAACGGGCGCGACGGATGGCCTCGGCGGGAAAGCCGCGCGGAGCGGAGCCGGACGCGCCGCTGACGGAGACACGCTCCGGGCGACGGCGGATGCCGGAGCGGCGCCGGGCCGCACGGGCGGCGCCTTCGGGCGCACGGCCGAGGTGGCGCGGCGCGTGTCCAGGAAGCGCACGGGCGTGCCGGGGCGGATGCGGGCGCTCAGGAACACCGCGTCCCAGTTGGTGAGCCGCACGCAGCCGGCGGACTGCGCGTAGCCGATCGTCTCCGGGCTTTTCGTCCCGTGGATGCCGTAATGCGGCGCCGAGAGCCCCATCCACATTCTCCCCACCGCGCTGTTCGGCCCCGGCGGGATCATGGCGTCGGGCCTGGAATCCGGCACGCGGGCCAGCAGCGCGGGCTGGTAGTGCCACCACGGGTCCGGGTCGATGCTCATCACCCGGAAATCGCCCAACGGCGACGGGTCGTACGACGCGCCCAGGGTGGACGGGAAGTGGTACAGGATGCGCCCCGCCGCGTCCAGCGCGTGCACGTAGTTGCCGCTGCCGGAGATCTCCAGCCTCGCCACCCCGCCCGCCTGCGCGGCGGGGTTCCGGACGGCAGGCAGGAACAGCTTCGCGCCGGCCGCGAGACGGTTGATTGCGACGCCAGGGTTCAGCTGCCGCAGCAGCTCCTGCGTGAGGTGGAAGCGCTCGCTCAGCTTCTCGGCCAGCGACTGGTAGCACGAGCAGTCCAGCCGCGCCTGCTCGTAGATGTTCTCGGGCGTGGGCACGAACGGACCGCTCGCCTCCTCGGCCGTCAGCACGTGCTCCTCCACGAGCACCCGCGGGCTGCCCGCGCGATGGCGAAGCCGCTCCAGCGTCGTGGAGTCCACGCGCCCGGTGGCGGGAAGCCCCTCGCGCGTCTGGAACCAGAACACCGCGTGCTCCAGGTTGCGGCCCCACTTCCCGTCCATCATCCCCGGCGAGAAGAGCGCGCGGTCCAGCAGGATCTGCACGCGCACCACCGACGGGCCCGCGAGCCCCCGGCCCACGGGAAGATGCTGCACGGCACCGTTCACCGCCGCGGGCGCGATCTGTCCCCACGCCTCCACCGGCGGCACCGTATCCCGCGGAATCGTATCGCGGCGCACCACACCCACGCGCCTCACCGAGTCGCGCGGCACCAACCCTCGGGGCTTCGCCGTGTCACGCGGAACGGTGTCGCGGCGCATCGTGTCGCGGGAGATGACGTCGCGCGGGACCGTGTCGCGCCGGACGACGCCCGCCTGTCCGCTGGAGACGGGCGGAGAGACGGCAGCAGCGGCGGAGTCCGCGGGCGACGGTGCGGGCGTGGCGGCGGGCTTCGGGGTGCAGGCGTGCGCGATGGCGCTCAGGGCGAGCACGGCGGAGGCGCGGAGGAGCGGCTTGGCGGGGAACTGCATGGCGGAGCGGACCTTCCGAGCGGGGACGACGACCGACGGACCAACGGGCGACAAGTCTAGTGGTGCCGGCCGGGCAGCGGAAGCGTTTCGACACGCTACCCGCAACGCTCCCTGTCCATCTCGAGCTCCGCCGTACGGAACGGTTGACGAAAACCCGCCCCGAACCGAAATTTCGGCTTCGTCACCCGTGCCGGGTGGCGGGAAGGGTCTTGGGAGGGTTGGCAGAACGGCTATTGCACCGGTCTTGAAAACCGGCGTCCGAAAGGACTTCTGGGTTCGAGTCCCAGGCCCTCCGCTCGAAAGCGCCAAGATGGAACCGAAGCCCCGCCGTCGGCAGACGCGCGGGGCTTTTCGTTCGGTGCGTTCGTGGCCGGCGGACCGGGTGACGAGCCCGCCGGAATTCCCGCAATCACCCAGCGGCTCGGCGGACGGCCGGTGGGAACATTCGTAGTGCGGAATGGTTGAAGATGGCGCGGCATTTGCTAAGTTGGGCGGCACCACCCGTATGCGGACCCGGCAGAGCGGGCGCGCCGGGGCGGACGGGCCCCGAGCGGGGCCTTGCGGACCCCATCCGGCAGGCATCGCAGGTTTCGCGTCGGCGCCCCGTTCCGGCGCCGCGGCCAGCGCCAAAACCCACGGAGCTGCACCGGCGCGCGGTGATCCGCGCTCCCCGTTTCGGGCTTGGCGGCCGCATGCTACGTTAGAATCGTCTCGGCTCGTGCCCGCGCCCCCACCGGGGACGCGGACGCCGCCGCGCGCTGCATTCTCAATCCCCCACCGCAGGAGTCGTCTGTGGCAACAGGTGACAATCTCGACCCCGACGTGAACGCTCCCGCCGCAGGCGACAGGCCCCAGCCGCGCGCCCGTGGTCGGCGCGGCGCCGCCGCGGAAGCCCCCGCCACCCCGCCCGCGGCTTCCGGCCGCGCGCGCAGGGGCGGACGCGCGCTGGCGCCCGGCTCCGTGGTGCTCCCCGCCGCGGCCGAGACCGCGCTGGGTGCGGACGGCGACGGCGACGGAGCGGCCCCGGTG encodes:
- a CDS encoding YciI family protein; its protein translation is MKFMMMMHTPRGNGEYQVSAWSPDDLKAHIAFMHRFNAELATAGERVDAQGLAPPGQAKLVRAGKDGAPVTDGPFAEAKEFLAGYWIVDVDSPERAYELAAKASTAPGPGGAPLNMAIEVRQVMSAPPTDE
- a CDS encoding L,D-transpeptidase family protein, which produces MQFPAKPLLRASAVLALSAIAHACTPKPAATPAPSPADSAAAAVSPPVSSGQAGVVRRDTVPRDVISRDTMRRDTVPRDTAKPRGLVPRDSVRRVGVVRRDTIPRDTVPPVEAWGQIAPAAVNGAVQHLPVGRGLAGPSVVRVQILLDRALFSPGMMDGKWGRNLEHAVFWFQTREGLPATGRVDSTTLERLRHRAGSPRVLVEEHVLTAEEASGPFVPTPENIYEQARLDCSCYQSLAEKLSERFHLTQELLRQLNPGVAINRLAAGAKLFLPAVRNPAAQAGGVARLEISGSGNYVHALDAAGRILYHFPSTLGASYDPSPLGDFRVMSIDPDPWWHYQPALLARVPDSRPDAMIPPGPNSAVGRMWMGLSAPHYGIHGTKSPETIGYAQSAGCVRLTNWDAVFLSARIRPGTPVRFLDTRRATSAVRPKAPPVRPGAAPASAVARSVSPSAARPAPLRAAFPPRPSVAPVPTSAPRSTPQRVVPALGSPRPAARNPAAATPPPPPPTRP